A genomic segment from Agelaius phoeniceus isolate bAgePho1 chromosome 2, bAgePho1.hap1, whole genome shotgun sequence encodes:
- the LOC129134732 gene encoding antigen WC1.1-like has protein sequence MATEGLLSAPVLWLILLSIQVSLGTDELRLSNGTGPCSGRVEVKHEEQWGTVCDGDWTIRDAEVVCKQLQCGSAVKALNRAPFGQGTGPTWLYRVDCRGNESALWNCSHTGWGAFTCPHFFDIGVICSGFSDMHLTGGDTACSGQLKVKKEGTWATVCFSHIDFKTASVICNELKCGQAVDTLRGTHFGDRHELIWQEEFHCVGNEAHLADCPRSMHHTNTCSHDATVVCSGYGGYRLANGSTTCSGRVELLHGGTWGTLCDYLWDLPAANILCQQLDCGVALLIPRGQSFGEGNGSVWNATFSCQKNGSLLRDCPVRPLGQNECPAGKEAHVVCSGCPGGRLVNGTTCSGIVEIRHGDTWGRLCHSHWNLQAANVLCHQLNCGYAKSIQMEEGFVDGNGPIWRDAFHCKGTESCLWDCVQVTLGNPTCSAKEAATVTCSGLAESLRLSGGESRCAGRVEISLHGVWSRVLDDNWDIRDAHVVCRQLQCGTAEKAYYLPKSERGTGLVVLRSVQCTGNETQLMLCNTSHYQTVPEGVSEDVGVICSGSRQMRLVNGTNHCAGRVELYHHGIWGTICDDNWDLSDANVVCRQLGCGHAIEAFVSAHYGEGSGQIWLDDVNCTGAESDLWACPSRAWGQHNCQHKEDAGVLCSDFLALRLVNGNDCAGRVEVFYNGTWGSVCSNHMSLLTAATMCKHLGCGDGGGIATDFKYGRGSGPTWLDHIECTEEHSSLWQCQSDPWDPQSCSNRAEETHITCTGRKEATSPAAFAECPNSTSCSDRQKLRVMGGEDECSGRVEMWHQGSWGTICDDTWDMADANVVCRQLGCGSAVSALSEAAFGEGTGPIWLEKVHCKGTELSLWDCPAKPLFGKNCDHKEDAAVNCSGVTETTASPTRADRPRRPATGSTRLSVPVILCIILGTLLCLVLAILAGQIRRARAQQRGRLSYDPFSEAVYEEIDYNLMREKQGVTFLSDSYSESSKPKEHFYRAGSDEENDPGATQEASPLPENALEDDYDDATEAPGPGDASLSEQNEEEIIGIPGESDRNKDSQTGEARRAVLFSVLTSS, from the exons ATGGCAACAGAAGGACTTCTTTCTGCTCCAGTGCTGTGGTTGATTCTCCTCTCCATTCAGGTCTCCCTGG GCACTGATGAATTGAGGCTGTCAAACGGAACTGGCCCCTGCTCTGGGAGAGTGGAAGTAAAACACGAGGAGCAGTGGGGAACAGTGTGTGATGGTGACTGGACCATAAGGGATGCTGAGGTTGTCTGTAAGCAACTGCAATGTGGATCTGCTGTTAAGGCCCTAAATCGAGCTCCTTTTGGACAAGGAACTGGACCAACGTGGTTGTACCGAGTTGATTGCCGTGGTAATGAATCTGCTCTCTGGAACTGCTCACATACAGGATGGGGTGCTTTTACCTGCCCTCATTTCTTTGATATTGGAGTGATCTGCTCAG gcttCTCTGATATGCATCTGACTGGAGGGGACACTGCCTGCTCAGGACAACTGAAAGTAAAGAAAGAAGGAACTTGGGCCACTGTCTGTTTCTCACACATTGATTTCAAAACTGCCTCTGTTATATGTAATGAGTTAAAGTGTGGCCAGGCTGTGGATACCTTGAGAGGAACTCACTTTGGAGACAGACATGAGCTGATCTGGCAAGAAGAGTTTCACTGTGTAGGGAATGAGGCTCACCTTGCAGACTGTCCCAGGAGCATGCACCATACTAACACGTGCTCTCATGATGCCACTGTTGTGTGTTCAG GCTACGGTGGGTACAGGCTGGCAAACGGCAGCACCACGTGTTCAGGGAGAGTAGAGCTTCTTCACGGAGGCACATGGGGAACCTTGTGTGACTACCTGTGGGATTTACCAGCTGCCAATATCCTCTGCCAGCAGCTAGACTGTGGAGTTGCACTACTGATCCCAAGGGGACAGTCCTTTGGGGAAGGAAATGGATCTGTCTGGAATGCCACATTCAGCTGCCAGAAGAATGGCTCACTCCTGAGAGACTGTCCCGTGCGTCCTCTAGGTCAGAATGAATGCCCTGCTGGAAAAGAAGCTCATGTGGTATGTTCAG GGTGTCCAGGGGGCAGGCTGGTGAATGGCACCACGTGCTCTGGCATAGTGGAGATCCGCCATGGAGACACGTGGGGAAGACTCTGCCACTCCCACTGGAATTTGCAAGCTGCCAATGTTCTCTGCCATCAGCTGAACTGTGGCTATGCAAAATCAATCCAGATGGAAGAAGGTTTTGTGGATGGAAATGGGCCTATATGGAGAGATGCTTTTCACTGTAAAGGGACAGAGTCCTGCCTGTGGGATTGTGTTCAAGTGACTTTGGGCAATCCAACCTGTTCAGCCAAAGAAGCAGCCACTGTAACTTGCTCAG GTCTTGCTGAATCACTCAGACTCTCAGGGGGTGAGAGCCGCTGTGCTGGGCGAGTTGAGATCTCCCTCCATGGTGTGTGGAGCAGAGTCCTGGATGACAACTGGGACATTAGGGATGCCCATGTGGTGTGCAGACAGCTCCAGTGTGGAACTGCTGAGAAAGCCTATTACCTCCCAAAGTCTGAGCGAGGCACGGGTCTTGTTGTCCTAAGGAGTGTCCAGTGTACTGGAAACGAGACTCAGCTGATGCTCTGCAACACCTCCCATTATCAGACAGTGCCAGAGGGAGTTTCTGAAGATGTTGGAGTGATTTGTTCAG GCAGCAGACAGATGAGGCTGGTGAACGGAACAAACCACTGTGCCGGGAGAGTAGAGCTTTATCATCATGGCATCTGGGGCACCATCTGCGATGATAACTGGGATCTATCAGATGCCAATGTTGTTTGCAGACAGCTTGGATGTGGGCATGCCATCGAGGCATTTGTCTCTGCTCATTATGGTGAAGGGTCAGGGCAGATCTGGCTGGATGATGTGAATTGCACTGGGGCTGAATCCGATCTCTGGGCATGTCCCTCTAGGGCGTGGGGCCAACACAACTGCCAGCACAAAGAGGATGCTGGAGTCCTGTGCTCAG ATTTCCTGGCTCTGAGGCTGGTGAACGGCAACGACTGTGCTGGGCGTGTAGAGGTTTTCTACAACGGGACATGGGGGAGCGTTTGTTCCAACCAcatgtccctgctcactgcagcaACCATGTGCAAACACCTGGGCTGCGGAGATGGAGGAGGAATAGCCACGGACTTCAAATACGGCAGAGGGTCTGGGCCCACGTGGCTGGACCACATTGAGTGCACTGAGGAGCACAGCTCACTCTGGCAATGTCAGTCAGACCCCTGGGACCCTCAGTCGTGCAGCAACCGAGCTGAAGAGACCCACATTACTTGCACTG GAAGAAAAGAGGCAACATCTCCAGCTGCATTTGCTGAGTGTCCAAACTCCACAAGTTGTTCAG ACAGGCAGAAGTTACGAGTCATGGGAGGAGAGGATGAATGTTCAGGCAGGGTGGAGATGTGGCACCAAGGTTCCTGGGGAACAATCTGCGATGACACCTGGGACATGGCAGATGCCAATGTtgtctgcaggcagctgggctgtggaTCTGCTGTGTCTGCTCTGAGTGAGGCTGCCTTTGGGGAAGGGACTGGTCCCATCTGGTTGGAGAAGGTGCACTGTAAAGGAACAGAGCTGTCTCTTTGGGACTGTCCTGCCAAACCTTTGTTTGGCAAAAACTGTGATCATAAGGAAGATGCTGCTGTGAATTGCTCTG GTGTGACAGAAACAACAGCATCACCCACGAGAGCAG ATCGCCCCCGCcgccctgccacaggcagcacGAGGCTTTCAGTGCCTGTCATCCTCTGCATTATCCTGGGCACCCTTCTCTGCCTGGTCCTTGCCATTCTTGCTGGGCAGATCCGAcgtgccagggcacagcagagaggTAG ACTATCCTATGACCCCTTCTCCGAGGCTGTCTATGAAGAGATTGATTATAACCTGAtgagggaaaagcagggagTGACTTTCCTCTCAg ATTCTTATTCAGAGAGCTCAAAACCAAAGGAACACTTTTATAGAGCAGGCAGTGATGAAGAAAATGATCCTGGAGCAACTCAAG AGGCCTCTCCACTGCCTGAAAATGCCCTGGAAGATGATTATGATGATGCAACAGAAGCTCCTGGACCTGGAGATGCTTCTCTTTCTGAGCAGAATGAAGAGGAAATCATTGGGATCCCTGGAGAAAGTGACAGAAACAAGGATTCCCAGACAGGTGAGGCTAGAAGAGCAGTGCTGTTCTCTGTTCTTACATCCAGCTAA